TGGGACATTAGCTACACTCCATGTACGTACTTAAGTAGCCCATCAACCACAAACCACAACCACTAGTGCAGATGAAAGAAAAAACCTCGAAAGCACCATCGCTTCACGCGTCGTCTCTGTTGCAACGCCGGGTGTTCTTGACCACATGCGGCAGCTGAAGTTAAGTTGCGTCAGACGTGTGCCGATGACTTAACACGACACGTACAGCAACCGTGGATCGACCTGAGACGCCGGTAGGAGCTCCTACACGAACACGCGCGCGAGATCCAACCAACCCTCACAAATTTAGTGCTCTGATGGTAGGTTCAGGCCGAATCAATCAGATAAGTGTAGCTGAACTGCCAGCCAACAAAGTACCAAATTATCCCAAAACAGTATAATTAAGTTCGGGGTGTGGTTTTGCTCTGGATGTTTCAGCGTATAGGCTAAGATTCCGGCCATATCAATGAGATGAAAATGAGATGCATCATGCCAGGTGAGCTTGACGTGTGATGTGGTGCAATCACCGGCCATATCATCACGCTGAGGTCTCAAATTTCAAACTAATTAAGCAACACCTAGCTAATCTTAGTAACTATGTATGGGTTAGGATCAAACACAAGCCGAACATTTCTTCACACAAACTGAAGTAAGTAAACAACTACCATAATGCAGGTGACCTACCAGGGATCCATGCTAGGTGCCATTGTTCAGTATGACCACTAGTCTCTACTGCAAACATGTAGAGAGATTTAAGTTCATTTAGCATGCTATAAATATCAGGCATTCTCTCATCTCCAAACCATCACAGGCAGAAGCAACTCCTCACATACACATAGACAAGAGCGCAAACCTTTCACCATGGAAGCTTGCCAGAACACACTGTCATCCCTTGTCTTCCTCGGGGTATTGCTGCTGCTCTCATGCAGTTCGAGCAGCGCAGCACGGCGCCTAGAGGAGGCCGTGCCTAAGGAGGAGCACTCACCACATCCCATGGTGCCGGAGCTGCCAAAGCCCGAACTCCCACCACACCCTGCTGTGCCCGAGCTGCCGAAGCCTGAACTACCTCACCCTGTCGTCCCAAAGGCGCCGGAAGTACCGCCCCACGCAGTACCAGAGATGCCAAAGGTGCCCGAAGTGCCACACCCTGCTGTGCCCGAGCTACCAAAGCCCGAGCTGCTGCCACACCCTGCAATGCCCGAGCTTCCCAAACCTGAGCTACCTCATCCAGTTGTCCCTGTGGTGCCAAAGGAGCATGAAGTCCCACACCCTGTCGTACCAGAGGCACCAAAGGAGCACGAAGTGCCCCATCCTGCCGTGCCTGAGCTGCCAAAGCCAGAAATTCCCCATCCTACCGTGCCCGAGCTGCCAAAGATGCCGGAATTGCCGCACCCCACCATGCCGGAGTCTCCAAAGCATGAACTGCCACCATTCCCCAAAGCCGAGCTTCCCCCGAAGCCTGAGTTCCACCTTCCAGAGCCAGAGACCAAGCCATGATCGGACTACCTACATCATCGGGAAGCTATCTAAGTTTTATATGTATACCAGATGCATGTGTGTGTGATTGTTATGTAAAAGTGTGTACTAGCTGTACATGTCGTTAGCCTGCGGTCGAGTTCGTGAGACGAGCTAGCTCTGTCATTACCAAGGAGCGTTATGTATTGAGTTTGAGTGGTGTTGCATGCATGTTGCATGTTGCAGCTGCTAGATCTGTTTTTAATACGTATATATGTGATACACGATGTATATGCATTGTATATACAT
This region of Lolium perenne isolate Kyuss_39 chromosome 2, Kyuss_2.0, whole genome shotgun sequence genomic DNA includes:
- the LOC127332766 gene encoding uncharacterized protein — encoded protein: MEACQNTLSSLVFLGVLLLLSCSSSSAARRLEEAVPKEEHSPHPMVPELPKPELPPHPAVPELPKPELPHPVVPKAPEVPPHAVPEMPKVPEVPHPAVPELPKPELLPHPAMPELPKPELPHPVVPVVPKEHEVPHPVVPEAPKEHEVPHPAVPELPKPEIPHPTVPELPKMPELPHPTMPESPKHELPPFPKAELPPKPEFHLPEPETKP